A part of Denitratisoma oestradiolicum genomic DNA contains:
- a CDS encoding type II secretion system protein M, protein MKARWNALAARFAALGLRERRMTAGAVVLVTGLGGYMLGLEPSLLKMSALEKQLIRQRGELAVLEPQVAEMKARLRDPDAANRAALAEAHSKLAALDVRLREYDSILVPPDQVPRLLQALLARHRGLELVSLRTLAPAPLIAPPAGETVSASKGEVATGNLFRHGIELRMAGPYPDLQRYLSELEGSPQKLLWEHMSLVAAYPRSELTLRLYTLSLDSTWLVV, encoded by the coding sequence ATGAAGGCCCGCTGGAATGCCCTGGCCGCTCGCTTCGCCGCCCTTGGCCTGCGGGAGCGGCGGATGACGGCGGGGGCCGTGGTCCTGGTGACGGGGCTGGGTGGTTACATGCTGGGTCTGGAACCCAGCCTGCTCAAGATGAGCGCCCTGGAAAAACAATTGATCCGGCAGCGGGGGGAACTGGCTGTCCTGGAGCCCCAGGTGGCGGAGATGAAGGCACGGCTGCGGGACCCGGACGCAGCCAATCGGGCGGCTCTGGCCGAGGCGCACAGCAAGTTGGCGGCCCTGGATGTCCGTCTGCGCGAATACGACAGCATCCTGGTGCCGCCGGACCAGGTGCCCCGCCTGCTCCAGGCGCTGCTGGCCCGTCATCGCGGCCTGGAACTGGTCAGCCTGCGTACCCTGGCGCCGGCGCCGCTGATCGCTCCGCCAGCCGGCGAAACCGTGTCCGCGTCGAAGGGCGAAGTCGCTACCGGCAACCTGTTCCGGCACGGTATCGAGCTGCGCATGGCCGGCCCCTATCCTGACCTGCAACGCTATCTGTCGGAACTGGAGGGTTCGCCCCAGAAGTTGCTCTGGGAACATATGTCCCTGGTGGCGGCTTACCCCAGGAGCGAATTGACCCTGAGACTCTATACCCTGAGTCTCGATTCCACATGGCTGGTGGTATGA
- a CDS encoding PilN domain-containing protein produces MSQQINLYNPALLKRRELLSAANLAMVTALLLLAMAGASGVVRVKTSRLETEVTVLSTRLKAEQDQMAALGREISGRKPDVRLESELKTVGELLMTRQKAMELLGHSLGPSSVGFAEYLSGLARQTPAGIWLTSFAVAVDGSGMEIRGRTNDPALLPDYIQRLNGEKAFKGRSFAAMQLQAGKAETTGTPGAAVTSPPFHEFALIPRQKLAEEGRTALSNAGEPRS; encoded by the coding sequence TTGAGCCAGCAGATCAATCTTTACAACCCCGCTCTGCTGAAAAGGCGTGAACTGCTTTCGGCGGCAAATCTGGCCATGGTCACCGCCCTGCTGCTGCTGGCCATGGCCGGGGCGAGCGGGGTGGTCCGGGTCAAGACTTCTCGGCTGGAGACGGAGGTCACGGTTCTCTCGACCCGGCTCAAGGCTGAACAGGACCAGATGGCGGCTCTGGGCCGGGAAATTTCCGGCCGCAAGCCTGATGTCCGGCTGGAGTCGGAGTTGAAGACGGTCGGCGAACTGCTGATGACCCGGCAGAAGGCGATGGAACTGCTGGGCCACAGCCTGGGACCCAGCTCGGTGGGCTTTGCCGAGTATCTGAGCGGCCTTGCCCGCCAGACTCCGGCTGGCATCTGGCTGACCAGTTTTGCCGTGGCGGTGGACGGCTCGGGCATGGAGATTCGCGGTCGCACCAACGATCCGGCGCTGTTGCCGGACTACATTCAGCGCCTGAATGGCGAAAAGGCATTCAAGGGCCGCTCCTTCGCTGCCATGCAGTTGCAGGCGGGGAAGGCTGAAACGACAGGGACGCCGGGTGCCGCCGTTACGTCCCCGCCCTTTCACGAGTTCGCTCTGATTCCCCGGCAGAAGCTTGCCGAGGAAGGGAGAACGGCCTTGTCGAACGCCGGGGAGCCGCGGTCATGA
- a CDS encoding pilus assembly PilX N-terminal domain-containing protein, whose amino-acid sequence MKRATQQSGFTIVSAIFILVVLAALGAFILVVSTTQQIGSAYDVQGARAYQAARAGIEWGIYQTWSSSPAGRAGAAACTSTTLAFAGTTLHEFRVTVSCVATPDPAGMGGPTVFTVIAVACNRPNLDGSCSDANGNANSASAGSFGYIERRVTVTI is encoded by the coding sequence ATGAAACGCGCCACGCAACAAAGCGGCTTCACCATCGTCTCCGCCATTTTCATCCTGGTGGTGCTGGCGGCGCTGGGGGCCTTCATCCTGGTGGTCTCCACTACCCAGCAGATCGGCTCGGCCTACGACGTGCAGGGTGCACGGGCCTATCAGGCCGCACGGGCCGGCATCGAATGGGGTATCTATCAAACATGGAGCTCCAGCCCGGCAGGCCGGGCGGGCGCCGCGGCCTGCACCAGCACCACGCTGGCTTTCGCCGGCACCACCCTCCACGAGTTTCGCGTCACCGTTAGTTGCGTGGCGACGCCTGATCCTGCTGGCATGGGAGGTCCCACGGTATTCACCGTCATCGCGGTAGCCTGCAACAGGCCCAATCTTGATGGCAGTTGCTCCGATGCCAACGGCAATGCCAATTCCGCATCCGCCGGCAGTTTCGGCTACATCGAACGCCGTGTCACGGTGACGATTTAG
- a CDS encoding MSHA biogenesis protein MshK, with product MKMPRALLLPIAFGALLPGRLVAQGVADPTRPPLAATLPSADATAATPAATGLQTILRRKGTRPAAIINGQYVDLGGKVGDARLVQINESEVILQGPGGREELRLTPAVEKSAPVLPHAEDRPLSLRAGRKK from the coding sequence ATGAAAATGCCCCGCGCCCTGCTCCTGCCCATCGCCTTCGGTGCTCTGTTGCCGGGACGGCTGGTTGCCCAGGGCGTGGCCGACCCGACCCGGCCACCGCTAGCCGCCACCCTTCCGTCAGCCGATGCCACGGCTGCGACGCCGGCCGCGACGGGATTACAGACCATTCTGCGGCGCAAGGGCACCCGGCCTGCCGCCATCATCAATGGCCAGTATGTGGACCTGGGGGGCAAGGTCGGCGATGCCCGCCTGGTTCAGATCAACGAGTCGGAAGTCATCCTGCAAGGCCCTGGGGGCCGCGAGGAGCTGCGGTTGACGCCCGCCGTGGAAAAAAGCGCGCCGGTGTTGCCTCATGCCGAGGATCGTCCGCTGTCGCTCCGTGCCGGGAGGAAGAAATGA
- a CDS encoding DUF6701 domain-containing protein: MKSMGWDGVNRLRRAAVLFLGMFFLTLLGIGSAQAQIAFRAAQNASMASAGASSITYVGSGGLATANSGNATPTLPAHAANDLLICLVESRDNVAHSVSGWTAFFSATLTNHRASIFYKIAGASESNPTVVHSGGSSIIARCSAFRGVDTVTPIDVAYGAQTTAGDDKINTGSITTATAGDMLLIAGMIDDNRNQGAGIAGWANAFFSTYDSANDNAIALYYLGQASAGATGPFQVDTDGNANSHGVLLALRPATVGMPGLAINRPAGTDTGDVMIAALVVTPSTVGLTAPAGWTLVRDTVHNASGGDAHLITYVKAVTAIGSEPASYTWTYSAAHSGSSGGIAAFSGADTANPVVTSAELKENNAILNQTAPSITASATDMLVTAHEYQSSGTWTPPAGMTEMVDEYSAASTGASGVSLSMNSLLLAASGATGTKIAVASGDSDEGASQSIALRQSLGVNCFTVAAGNWNDPAVWDDSCHGSSGFPLNGDTVTINSHTVTLNVSTSRVAGMVVNNGGTLSNTAGNTLNLGSTPSGTLSGNGVLSNSGTLALGTGSVILSTNYQFTGSAASTWTLNQLDLGGRSLTFGAADAYTIGFAAATPIQNVGSLNTTGTNSTVTFQFGGAAQALPVANVRYPKVVLAGSGAKTLSGAGTFDVRGSFTLDSGPTFNSGTHGVSLYGDFTNNGGSNFNSGGSDSSTWSFLGASIQNINSSGTDTVFPSLTLNNSNGIAMNAGTTVKTLLTLTNGYISTGNNILILTAYCNTPSWARTNGFVSGRLRFTFNTGTTTCTYPIGSSATYAPVGVTMVATAAGGTLTASTTGSEHPQIASSGIDATKDANRYWTLGATTDSTGNFTSYGATFNADTGDIDIGATTANFVIGKYTSSAWTLPTPVSGASWASGWAVGVSNVSVAGAGFGDFVMGEVPASCLPPTDISGLPAMTCVCDNFGRTALNPSTIYGQNWIVDNKNQSSTFGNPRIVNSGYLRLTDNSSQVATVANVPGTFPAAGNMIITEFRHYAYSGSNPGADGIALTLSDSGLTPTPGAFGGSLGYAQKSNPGSDCTTAGGCPGFNGGWMGIGIDEWGNFANATEGRQGGVGLTAQAVTLRGSGAGQTGYPYLSTSGALSPTIDNPTSTVASRGHKYRIVVDARNYTSGNRTALVQVQRDTGTGYVTLPNLNFPNIYSINASQADVPANWKLSFTGSTGAAINIHEIAGLKVCAQSYTPPAGFRIQVDNLSPSTCATAGGNPAAPIVTVTAIDSSGNTVTNYTQTVTLSATLFGGGASAAAWSVVSGQAQGSLVGNAYTFASADAGVAKFYLVDASSQDVYITVTESGGSPLTSLATPVQYRGGSFNVTVPDSLGSQAVAARPHLMRITRTTCGGGGATTDTSYIGAKTLDGWFSPVSGVHPAAAAAPLICTTNGSGTCLPAAGSSCSLALPNTATGLSATTNNLPTLNFASGVADVCLVTSDVGQYPISVRDDSNVSSPVTGSSINLTVRPFALYFHTAKKGGIANPLGGAKFLPAGDSFEATVAAVRWWAALDANYDGVPDVDKSPTAEPANWATAATSTTAAFAWLTSLSRDSIVSPVGGIGDLGYSGTSIAVGSWSGGQAVLASNSLNFDELGSFTAKPLASAYLGAGDVPWASDVVGRFYLDHFSLASGTVTAACNGFTYMDQPALGIAYRLEARNKNDIKTSNYAASLGYAVATPSLVAENGNDGVNLIGRISGIGTASWTAGVYEVASTGNAQFSRPGGATATWTVANGAGAFDMLALGIKAIDNDGAKISGVDMRADKTDALCTAPGTDSATDCDAKKIGAATRIRFGRLRLLDSYGSELLAQRVPVRAEYIASLSGAVPVFRLNDLDNCTSFNPHDVMALGNYAAPAGAATPLAAGNLDISHIATSLYDRTTGQATAGSKLAGGEAVIRVTAPTPAATGSVALALNLGASTSGASCVNPALPGSLAGASLGWLRSDWGCSGGAFGSDPNARITFGTPKSRFIYLRERY, from the coding sequence ATGAAATCCATGGGCTGGGATGGGGTGAATCGATTGCGCAGGGCTGCTGTCCTGTTTCTTGGAATGTTTTTCCTGACGCTGCTCGGCATTGGCTCGGCCCAGGCCCAGATCGCCTTCCGGGCTGCCCAGAACGCCAGCATGGCATCCGCCGGCGCCAGCAGCATCACCTATGTGGGCAGCGGCGGGCTGGCCACGGCGAACAGCGGCAATGCCACCCCGACCCTGCCGGCCCATGCCGCCAATGACCTGCTGATCTGCCTGGTGGAGTCCCGGGACAATGTTGCCCACTCGGTCAGCGGATGGACCGCTTTCTTCAGCGCTACGCTGACCAACCACCGCGCCTCGATCTTTTACAAGATTGCCGGGGCCTCGGAGTCCAATCCCACGGTGGTCCACAGTGGCGGCTCCAGCATCATCGCCCGTTGTTCCGCCTTCCGCGGCGTCGACACCGTCACTCCCATCGACGTTGCCTACGGCGCCCAGACCACGGCGGGCGACGACAAGATCAATACCGGATCCATCACCACCGCGACCGCCGGCGACATGTTGCTGATCGCCGGCATGATCGACGACAACCGTAATCAGGGCGCGGGCATCGCGGGTTGGGCCAATGCGTTCTTTTCGACATACGACTCCGCCAACGACAACGCCATCGCCCTCTACTACCTGGGGCAGGCCAGCGCCGGCGCCACCGGGCCGTTCCAGGTGGATACCGATGGCAATGCCAACAGCCATGGCGTACTGCTGGCCCTGCGGCCGGCGACGGTCGGGATGCCGGGCCTGGCCATCAACCGGCCGGCGGGCACGGACACCGGGGATGTGATGATCGCGGCGCTGGTGGTGACGCCCAGCACCGTGGGCCTGACAGCGCCCGCGGGCTGGACCCTGGTGCGGGACACGGTGCACAACGCCAGCGGCGGCGATGCCCATCTGATCACCTATGTGAAGGCCGTGACGGCCATCGGCAGCGAACCGGCGAGCTACACCTGGACCTATTCCGCCGCCCATTCGGGGTCGTCGGGGGGCATTGCCGCCTTTTCCGGGGCCGATACGGCGAATCCCGTCGTGACTTCGGCCGAGTTGAAGGAAAACAACGCGATCCTCAATCAGACCGCGCCCAGCATCACGGCCAGCGCAACGGACATGCTGGTCACCGCGCATGAGTATCAGAGTTCAGGCACCTGGACGCCGCCGGCCGGCATGACGGAAATGGTGGACGAGTATTCCGCGGCATCCACGGGCGCTTCCGGCGTTTCCCTGTCGATGAACTCCCTGTTGCTGGCCGCCTCGGGCGCTACCGGCACCAAGATTGCCGTCGCCTCCGGCGACAGCGACGAAGGGGCCTCCCAGTCCATTGCCCTGCGTCAGAGTCTGGGAGTGAACTGCTTTACCGTTGCTGCTGGCAACTGGAACGATCCCGCCGTGTGGGACGACAGTTGCCATGGCAGCAGCGGCTTTCCCCTCAATGGCGACACGGTGACCATCAACAGCCACACCGTCACGTTGAATGTGTCCACTTCCCGGGTGGCCGGGATGGTCGTCAACAACGGTGGCACTCTCTCCAATACGGCAGGAAATACCCTGAATCTTGGGTCTACTCCCTCGGGTACCCTCTCGGGGAATGGCGTGCTGAGCAACAGCGGCACCCTGGCCCTGGGCACTGGTTCGGTAATCCTGTCCACCAACTACCAGTTCACCGGCAGCGCCGCCAGCACCTGGACCCTGAATCAGCTTGATCTGGGCGGCAGAAGTCTCACCTTCGGTGCCGCCGATGCCTACACCATCGGCTTCGCCGCTGCCACGCCGATTCAGAACGTGGGCAGCCTCAATACCACCGGCACCAACAGCACGGTCACTTTCCAGTTCGGTGGCGCCGCCCAGGCCCTGCCGGTGGCCAATGTGCGCTATCCCAAGGTGGTCCTGGCCGGCAGTGGCGCCAAGACCCTGTCCGGTGCGGGCACCTTCGACGTGCGCGGCAGCTTCACCCTCGACAGCGGTCCGACCTTCAATAGCGGCACCCACGGGGTGAGCCTGTATGGCGACTTCACCAATAACGGCGGCAGCAACTTCAATAGCGGCGGCAGCGACAGCAGCACCTGGAGCTTTCTCGGGGCCTCGATCCAGAACATCAACAGCTCGGGCACCGACACGGTATTTCCCAGCCTGACCCTGAACAACAGCAATGGCATCGCCATGAATGCCGGCACCACGGTGAAGACTCTGCTCACCCTGACCAATGGTTATATTTCCACCGGCAACAACATCCTGATCCTGACGGCCTACTGCAATACCCCCAGTTGGGCCAGGACCAACGGTTTTGTCAGCGGCAGGCTGCGCTTTACCTTCAATACGGGCACCACCACCTGCACCTATCCCATCGGCAGCAGCGCCACCTACGCCCCGGTGGGCGTCACCATGGTGGCCACGGCGGCCGGCGGCACCCTGACCGCCAGCACCACGGGCAGCGAGCATCCCCAGATTGCTTCTTCCGGCATCGACGCCACCAAGGATGCCAACCGCTACTGGACCCTGGGGGCCACCACCGACAGCACGGGTAATTTCACCAGTTACGGCGCCACCTTCAACGCCGATACCGGCGATATCGACATCGGCGCCACTACCGCCAATTTTGTCATCGGCAAGTACACCAGCAGCGCCTGGACCCTGCCCACGCCGGTAAGCGGGGCCAGTTGGGCCAGTGGTTGGGCAGTCGGCGTCTCCAATGTCTCGGTGGCGGGTGCGGGCTTCGGCGATTTCGTCATGGGCGAGGTGCCTGCCTCCTGCCTGCCGCCCACGGATATCAGCGGTCTGCCCGCGATGACCTGCGTTTGCGACAATTTCGGTCGTACTGCCTTGAATCCTTCGACGATCTATGGCCAGAACTGGATTGTCGACAACAAGAACCAGAGCAGCACCTTCGGCAATCCCCGCATCGTCAACTCCGGCTATCTGCGCCTCACCGACAATAGCAGCCAGGTGGCCACGGTGGCCAATGTGCCCGGCACCTTTCCGGCGGCCGGCAACATGATCATCACGGAGTTCCGCCACTACGCCTACAGCGGCAGCAATCCGGGGGCCGATGGAATCGCCCTGACGCTCTCCGATTCCGGGCTGACGCCGACGCCGGGCGCCTTCGGCGGCTCCCTGGGCTATGCGCAGAAATCCAATCCGGGATCGGACTGCACCACGGCGGGCGGCTGCCCCGGTTTCAACGGTGGCTGGATGGGAATCGGCATTGACGAGTGGGGCAATTTCGCCAACGCCACCGAGGGGCGTCAGGGCGGGGTGGGCCTCACGGCCCAGGCGGTGACCCTGCGGGGCTCCGGCGCCGGCCAGACCGGCTATCCTTACCTGTCCACCTCGGGCGCCCTGTCGCCGACGATAGACAATCCCACCTCCACCGTGGCTTCCCGGGGCCACAAGTATCGCATCGTGGTGGATGCCCGGAATTACACCTCGGGCAATCGCACGGCCCTGGTGCAGGTGCAGCGGGATACCGGCACGGGCTACGTCACCCTGCCCAATCTGAACTTCCCCAACATCTACAGCATCAACGCTTCCCAGGCCGATGTGCCCGCCAACTGGAAGCTGTCGTTTACCGGCTCCACGGGGGCCGCCATCAACATTCACGAGATCGCCGGACTCAAGGTCTGCGCCCAGAGCTACACGCCGCCGGCGGGCTTCCGCATCCAGGTGGACAATCTGTCCCCCAGCACCTGCGCCACCGCCGGCGGCAACCCGGCGGCCCCCATCGTCACGGTGACCGCCATCGATTCCAGCGGCAATACCGTTACCAACTATACCCAGACGGTGACCCTGTCGGCCACCCTGTTCGGCGGCGGGGCTTCGGCCGCGGCGTGGAGCGTGGTCAGCGGTCAGGCCCAGGGCTCCCTGGTCGGCAATGCCTATACCTTCGCCAGCGCCGATGCCGGGGTGGCCAAGTTCTATCTGGTGGATGCCAGTTCCCAGGATGTGTACATCACCGTGACCGAGAGCGGCGGCAGTCCCCTGACCTCCCTGGCCACGCCGGTGCAGTACCGGGGCGGATCCTTCAATGTGACGGTTCCGGATTCCCTCGGCAGCCAGGCGGTGGCCGCACGTCCCCATTTGATGCGCATCACCCGCACCACCTGCGGCGGCGGCGGCGCGACGACGGATACCAGCTACATCGGCGCCAAGACTCTGGATGGCTGGTTCAGTCCGGTGAGCGGCGTCCATCCCGCAGCGGCGGCAGCGCCCCTGATCTGCACCACCAACGGCAGCGGCACCTGCCTGCCCGCCGCGGGCAGCAGTTGTTCCCTGGCCCTGCCCAATACGGCGACGGGCCTGTCGGCCACCACCAATAATCTGCCGACCCTCAACTTCGCCAGCGGCGTGGCCGATGTCTGCCTGGTCACCAGCGACGTGGGCCAGTATCCCATCAGCGTGCGGGATGATTCCAACGTTTCCTCGCCGGTCACCGGGTCGTCGATCAACCTGACAGTGAGGCCCTTCGCCCTCTACTTCCATACCGCGAAAAAAGGCGGCATCGCCAACCCCCTGGGCGGCGCCAAGTTCCTGCCCGCCGGGGACAGCTTCGAAGCCACCGTCGCGGCGGTGCGCTGGTGGGCGGCCCTGGATGCCAACTACGACGGCGTCCCCGACGTCGACAAGTCGCCGACGGCGGAGCCGGCCAACTGGGCCACGGCCGCCACCAGCACCACCGCAGCTTTTGCCTGGCTCACCAGCCTGAGTCGGGACAGTATCGTTTCCCCCGTGGGAGGCATCGGCGATCTGGGGTACTCGGGCACCTCGATTGCCGTCGGAAGCTGGAGCGGTGGTCAGGCGGTGCTGGCCAGCAACAGCCTCAATTTCGATGAGCTGGGCAGTTTCACCGCCAAGCCCCTGGCATCGGCTTACCTGGGGGCGGGCGATGTGCCCTGGGCCTCCGATGTGGTGGGGCGTTTCTACCTGGATCATTTTTCCCTGGCGTCGGGAACGGTGACGGCCGCCTGCAACGGCTTCACCTATATGGACCAACCCGCCCTGGGGATTGCCTACCGCTTGGAGGCCCGCAACAAGAACGACATCAAGACCAGCAATTACGCCGCCAGCCTGGGCTATGCGGTGGCGACCCCGAGCCTGGTGGCTGAGAACGGCAATGACGGGGTGAACCTGATCGGCCGCATCAGCGGAATCGGCACGGCCTCCTGGACGGCGGGCGTCTACGAGGTGGCGAGTACCGGCAACGCCCAGTTCTCGCGTCCTGGCGGCGCCACCGCCACCTGGACCGTCGCCAATGGCGCGGGCGCCTTCGATATGCTGGCTTTGGGAATCAAGGCGATTGACAACGACGGCGCCAAGATCAGCGGTGTCGACATGCGGGCCGACAAGACCGATGCCCTGTGCACTGCGCCAGGCACCGACAGTGCCACCGATTGCGATGCCAAAAAGATCGGCGCGGCCACCCGGATTCGCTTCGGCCGCCTGCGCCTGCTGGACAGCTATGGTTCCGAACTGCTGGCCCAGCGGGTGCCGGTGCGGGCCGAATACATTGCCAGCCTGTCCGGGGCCGTGCCGGTGTTCCGGCTCAACGACCTGGATAACTGCACCAGCTTCAATCCCCACGATGTCATGGCCCTGGGGAACTATGCCGCGCCGGCGGGGGCGGCCACTCCCCTGGCCGCCGGCAATCTGGATATCAGCCACATCGCCACTTCCCTCTACGACAGGACCACGGGCCAGGCGACGGCAGGGTCCAAACTGGCGGGGGGCGAAGCAGTGATCCGGGTGACGGCGCCCACGCCTGCGGCGACGGGCAGCGTGGCCCTGGCGCTGAATCTGGGTGCCTCCACCAGCGGCGCCAGTTGCGTCAATCCGGCATTGCCCGGTTCCCTGGCCGGGGCCAGCCTGGGCTGGCTGCGCAGTGATTGGGGATGCAGTGGCGGCGCCTTCGGCAGCGATCCCAACGCACGGATCACCTTCGGTACGCCCAAGAGCCGTTTCATCTACCTGCGGGAACGGTACTGA
- a CDS encoding type IV pilus biogenesis protein PilM — MWPSRRQLVSSDGWTSVVFRSQGVEVARVRRRTDGLPQVLAWDAFGETGSRPDVLKRLRSSRRLGGGDRCTTLLGHGQYQLFQMEAPSVPAEERRDALRWRIKEMVSFPVDQAGIDVLDIPGAPDSGGRAAQVYVVAAGNEVLAPVVQDFQQARLPLVAIDIPELAQRNIATLFEEPNRGLALLVFDATGGCLTFTYQGELYVTRRIEATADELMRAGKGSESLHERVLLDVQRSLDNFDRNYSFITLSRLLVAPLSGAEAFIEFLRENLFQTVEVMDLAQGLDLAAVPVLAEPGRQSEALLAIGAALREDA; from the coding sequence ATGTGGCCTAGTCGGCGTCAACTGGTTTCCAGCGATGGGTGGACCTCCGTGGTCTTCCGCTCCCAGGGAGTGGAGGTGGCCCGGGTGCGTCGTCGCACCGACGGCTTGCCCCAGGTGCTGGCCTGGGATGCCTTCGGCGAGACGGGGTCGCGGCCGGATGTCCTGAAACGCTTGCGGAGCAGCCGCCGGCTGGGCGGGGGCGATCGTTGTACCACGCTGCTGGGGCATGGGCAGTACCAGTTGTTCCAGATGGAGGCCCCTTCCGTTCCCGCCGAGGAGCGGCGTGATGCCCTGCGCTGGCGTATCAAGGAAATGGTGTCTTTCCCGGTGGATCAGGCCGGCATCGATGTGCTGGACATTCCCGGCGCGCCGGATAGTGGCGGTCGGGCGGCCCAGGTCTATGTGGTGGCGGCCGGCAACGAGGTGTTGGCCCCCGTGGTTCAGGACTTCCAGCAGGCGCGGCTGCCCCTGGTGGCCATTGATATTCCCGAGCTGGCCCAGCGCAACATCGCCACCCTGTTCGAGGAACCCAACCGGGGGCTGGCCCTGCTGGTGTTCGACGCCACGGGTGGCTGTTTGACCTTTACCTACCAGGGCGAGTTGTATGTGACCCGGCGCATCGAGGCTACCGCCGACGAGTTGATGAGGGCCGGAAAGGGAAGCGAGAGCCTCCACGAGCGGGTGCTGCTGGATGTGCAGCGCTCCCTGGACAACTTCGACCGCAATTATTCCTTCATCACCCTGAGCCGCCTGCTGGTGGCGCCCCTGTCCGGCGCGGAGGCTTTCATCGAGTTCCTGCGGGAAAACCTGTTCCAGACCGTGGAGGTGATGGATCTGGCCCAGGGGCTGGATCTTGCCGCCGTGCCTGTCCTGGCCGAGCCGGGGCGCCAGTCCGAGGCCCTGCTGGCCATCGGTGCCGCCTTGCGGGAGGATGCATGA